GCCACCGCTGTCGACCCGCTGACGTGTACGCGACGGTCAGCACGTCGGTGCCGCCGGCGGTGGCGTCACCGCCGGTGGCCCCGGTGGCCACCACCGTGCCGTCACCGGCGATCGCGACACCGCCGAGCAGGTCGTCGCCGGCACCGCCGGCGGCGCTCACCCAGCCTAGGGTCCCGTTCGGGTCGAACCTGGCCAGCCAGCCGTCGCTGCCGCCGAGGCTGGTGGTGCCGGCCAGCCCGGCCGACGTGCCGCCGGCCACGTAGACGCCGCTCGCGTCGGCGGCGACCGCATACGCCTTGTCCTCACCGGGGCCGCCGAGCTGCCGGCTCCAGGCGATCCGACCGTCCGGGCCGACCCGGACCAGCACGGCGTCCTTGTCCCCAGCCGGGGTCTGCCCCGCGAACGAGCCGCTGGTGTAGCCGGCCAGGTAGGCGCCCCCGTCCGGGGCGGGTGCCACCGCGTAGAAGCGGTCCGCCTTGGCGGGGTCACCGGCCTGGGTGAGCCAGGCCCGCTGGCCCGTCGGGGTCAGCCGGGTCACGAAGGCATCGTCGGCGGGGCTGCCCGGGTGCGTGCCGTCGAGGTCACCGCGGGTGTAGCCGGCCGCGATCACGCCGCCGTCGGCCAGCGGCACCACGCCGTAGAGGCGGTCGTTGGCGGCGGTGCCGAACTGTGTCGTCCAGCGGGTGCCGCCGTCGGCGCCGAGCCGGGTCACCACCGCGTCCAGCCCACCGGCGTACGGCTCGCCGGCCACTTCGCCGGACGCCGCATAGCCGAGGGTGGTGGAGCCGTCCGGATGGGCGGCGACGCCGCCGGCCCAGTCGGCGCCGGCGGTGCCGTGCAGCGGCCCGGCCAGACCGGCCGGCGGAGTGACGCTGAGCGTCCCGGCCAGGTGCTTCAGCCCGTCCACGAACGCCGGTCGCCAAACGTCCCAGTCGTGCCCCCCGTCGAGCACACGGAGTTCGGCGGCCACCCCGTCGGCGCGACGCACCGTGTTGTAGAGCGTGGCGGCCTCGTAGTCGAGGTCGTGGGCCGCGTCCGCCGGGTCCGGGTTGGCCCACTCGTCGTCGCCGACCGCGATGTACATCCGCACCGGTGACTCCGGGTCCAGCCCGGACAGCAGGGCAGGGTAGTTCAGCCGCTGGTACACCTCCTCGGAGAAGCGCTGCGTGCCGGAGCCGAACGCGCCGTACTCGCGGGCCGACGAGTCGGCGGGCGGCAGCGGCCGGTACACCGCCGGGCTGAGCACGAGCGCGTTGGCGAACAGGTCGCTGTGGGCGAGGGCGTAGCGCAGGGCCCCGGCGCCGCCCATCGAGTAGCCGCCGACGAGCCGGGCGCCCCGGTGGGCGGCGGTGCGGTACGTGGCGTCGACGTGTGCCACCAGGTCCCGGGTGAGCGCGGTCTCCACCGGCCGCCCCGGGTCGTCGGCGCCGGTGTACGCGGAGTCGACGTACCAGTTGCCCCGGCTGCTCCACGGGGCGTCGGGCAAAACCGCGATGACCGGCGGCACCTCACCGTCGGCGATCATCCGGTCCAGGTCGGCCTTCACCCGGGTCCACGCCTGCATGGTGTCGCCGCGCCCGTGCAGCAGGTAGAGCACCGGGTAGCGGGTGCTGGTCGCCTTCGCGTAGTCGTACGGCAGGTAGACGGTGTAGTCGATGGCGCCGCCCAGCGCGGGGGACGGCGCGGTGGTCGTGGTGAGGGTGCCCTCCCGGGGCTTCTTCGCGTCGGCCGCGCCCGGCACCGCGCCGGTGAGGCCCAGCGCCAGGAGCACGGCGGCCACGCCGCCGCCGATCCGCCATCGTCTGCTCATCGGGTCACTCCTCGGGGGTGGGGAGGTCGGCCGCGCAGCGGAAGCCGACCTGGTCGGAGCGGGTGAGGCCGGCGCCGGTGAGCAGCAGCTTCACCGACACGTCGGGGGCCTGCGGGCCGCCGTCGAGATACCAGTCGGAGCCCTCCGCCCGGTACGCGGCGCCGCCCTTGAGGATGGCGAACCGGGTACGCCCGTCGGAGTGCTCGCTCTCGGTCAGGTTCCACACCAGGGGTTCCCGGCGGGCGAGCAGGCCGGCCTCGGCGGCCACCTGCCACTCGTCCTCGGTGGGCAGCCGCAGCCCGGCCCAGGCCGCGTACGCGCGCGCGTCGGCCAGCTCCACGCCGGTGACGGGCGCGTCGGCCGGCCCCTGACCGGCGGTGAACCGCTCGGGCCGCACGGGACGGTAGCCGGTGGCGCGGAGGAACGCGGCGTACTCGCCGTGGGTGACCTCGTGGGTGGCGATGGCGAAGCGGCCGAGCCGGACGCTGCGCCGCACCGTGGCGGTGTGGTGCAGCCGGGGCGGCAGCGGCTTCCACTCGTCGACGTACGGCGTCTCGCCGTACAGGCCGGTCTCCCGCACCCGGTGCCGGACGGTCAGCTCCCGCCGGCCGCCGTCGACGGCCACCAGGCCCGCCGGCACGTCGGCGCGCGGCGCCCACGGGGTGCGGACGCGGACGGCGGCGCGGGCCGGGAAGGACGGGTCGCCGACCGGCGACTCGTGCCGCGCGACGGGTGCGTCGGTGGCGACGACGGCGGCGATGGCACCGGCGGGCAGCGGGCCGCCCACCGTCACCCGACCGTCGCCCGCCTCGGTGACGGTGAGGTCGACGCCGGTGACCAGGTCGACGAAGCGCCGGCCCGGGCGGGCGTCGGTGACCAGCCACGGCCCGTCGTGGTCGCCGCCGGAGTTGACCACCGTCCACAGCGGTTCGCCGTCGTGCGTCCAACGGGACGCGTACACCTGGCCGTCGCCGGGGTGGTCGGCGAGCGGGACCCAGTCCTCGGCGCGCAACCATGCGGCGTGGCTGGCCTGCACGCGGCGCATCGCCCGCAGCACCGCGCGGTCCCGTTCGTTCCAGCCGACCCAGACGCCGAAGACGCTCTCCCACACCAGCACGCCGACGCCGTTGAGCCAGGCGGAGTGCAGCTCGTCCAGGTGGTCGCGGTGCCAGCGGCGAGTGTGGTGCAGCACGTGCCGGCGCTCGAACCACTTGGCCCGCAGCACGCCGGGCACGTCGGAGTCCGCGAACCACTGCGCCCAGGACATCGCGTGGTCGGCGATCCGGGCCAGCGGCACGCGGCTCTCACCCTCCAGGACCATCCCCGGGCGTACGGCGTCGAGGGCGGCCCGCAGCTCCCCGGCACCCTCCTTCAAGGTGTCCAGGAAGACCCCGTCGACGCCGAGCTTGCCGGCCAGCGCCGCGACCTCCTCGGCGTCGCCGCCCGCCTCGCGCCGGGTGCCGGTGTCCCAGGGGTTGTAGTCGACGAACACCCGCACACCGCGCGCCTGGAACGCCCGCACCACCTCGGGCAGCTCGGGGATGTCCCGGTACCAGTCGAACTGGTTGCGGTCGTCCAGGCCGATCACCGGGTACGCGTGCCAGAGCACCACCCCGTCGAAGCCGCCGAAGTCCCGACCGGCGGCGTCGAGGAACTCCTCGACGGTGAAGACGCCCCGCTCGTGGTCGTAGAGCGCCTCGTCCCACAGCCAGGCGAGGCAGACGGTGAAGCAGTCGCCGGTGATCTCGTCGTAGTGCCGGCCGGTGTAGCCGGTGCGGGTCCGCGCGTCGGCGCGCCAGCGGGTGAGCTGCTCGCGCCAGGCGGGCCAGTCGGCGGGGTCGTCCGGCGCGGCGAAGACCTTCGCCTCGTCCAGGGTGGACAGGTCGGCGTGTCCGCCGAGCGGCACCTCGGTCGGCCGGTCGATCGGTCGGGGCACGTACGGGTTGAAGCTCACGGGGTACCTCGGTAGGTCGCGTCGTGCAGGGCGTCGATGGCGGCCCGCTCGGGCAGGGCGGTGGACGCGCCGGGGCGCTGCGCGCAGGCGGCGCCGGCGGCGCACGCCCAGCGCAGGCTCGCGGTGACGGTGTCCTCGTTGAGGGCGCCGCCGCGCTCGGCCCAGCCCACCGCGAACGCGCCGGTGAAGGCGTCACCCGCGGCTGTCGTATCCACCGCCTCGACGACCGGGGCGGGGATACTCAGCCGCAGGCCACGGCGGTCGGCGTACGCGGCGCCGCGCGCGCCCAGCGTCAACACGACGCGGGGCACCAGCTCCAGCAGGGCGTCGAGCAGCTCCGCCGGCTCGTCGGCGAACACGCCGGCGACGATCGCCGCCTCGTGCTCGTTGACCACCAGCACGTCGACCAGGTCCAGCAGCTCAGCCGGCAGCGGCGCGGCCGGTGCCGCGTTGAGCACCACGGTGGTGCCCCCGGCGCGGGCCCAGTCGGCCGCGCGGACCACGGTGGGCAGCGGCACCTCCAGCTGCAGCAGCAGCACGTCGGCGCCGGTGATCGTCGCCCGGTCGTCGGCGTCGAGGTCGGTGAGGGCCGCGTTGGCGCCGGGGGCGACGACGATGAAGTTCTCCGCGGCCCGGTCCACCGCGATCAGCGCGACCCCGGAGGCGCCGGGCACCGTACGCAGGCCCCGCACGTCCACGCCGGACCCGACCAGGCTCGCCCGCAGCTGCCCGCCGAAGTCGTCGTCGCCGACCGCGCCGACGAAGTCGCAGGCGGCACCGGCCCGGGCCGCGGCGACGGCCTGGTTGGCGCCCTTGCCGCCGGGGACGGTGCGGAAGTTCTCGCCGAGCACCGTCTCGCCGGGCTTCGGCAGTTGCGGCGTCGTCACCACCAGGTCGAGGTTGGTGCTGCCGACCACCACCACGCGCGCGCTCATGCGATGCTCCCTTCCGTCCGCCGCCCGCTCACGACTCCGCCCCGGTCGCCACCAGGGCCTGGGTCCGCCGCGCCAGCTCGTCGAAACCGATCCCGTCGAAGCCGGCGATGCTGCTGGCCAGTCGGTTGCGCAGCGGCGCGACCCAGCGCTCGGGCAGTGCCCGCGCCCCGGTGAGCGCGCCGGTGACCGCGCCGACGGTGGCCCCGGTCGAGTCGGTGTCCCAGCCGCCGCTGACCACCGCCGTGATGGACCGCTCCAGGTCGCCCCGCCCGTACGCGAGCGCGGCGGCCACCAGCGCCGCGTTGTTGCGGACGTGCACCCAGTGCAGGTGGCCGTGCCGCGCGTACAGCTCGTCGACCACCCGCTCCCAGTCGTCGGCGCCGGCGCCGAGGGCACGCGCCTCCCGGACGGTGGCGGCGAAGCGGCTGCGCGGCGGCAGCACCGCCTCGGCCGCGTCCAGCACCTCGTCCACGTCGGCGGCGACCGGCGCGGCGGCGGCCAGGGCGGCCGCCCACAGCGCGCCGTGCACCCCGCCCCGGACGTGGCTGACGACGGCGTCGCGCCAGGCCAGCTCGGCGGCCCGGTCGGGGCGGCCCGGGTTGACCCACCCGTACACGTCGGTGCGGATCTGCGCGCCGATCCACTCGCGGAACGGGTTGTGCCGTCGGGCGCTGTCCGGCGGCGCGTGGCCGAGCAGCAGGTTCCGGTACGCCACCCGCTCGGCGGTGAAGACCCGCCCGCCGGGCAGCCAGTCCAGCCACAGCTGCGCCACGTCGGCGCTGGTGAAGTCCCGCCCGCGGGTCTCCAGGACGCGCAGCGCCAGCAGCGCGTAGTTCAGGTCGTCGTCCTCGGGCATGCCCGCGATGTTCTCGGCGAGGCTGGTCGGCGCGCTGCGCCGGTTCCACGGCCAGCGGCCCGCCACGTCGTCCGGCAGCCCTATCGCGGTGAACCAGTCGCGCAGCGGCCACCGGCCGGTCGCCGTGAGGATCTCGCGGATCCCCTCGCGGGGGATCTTCTCCACCGGCTTGCCGAGCAGGCAGCCGACCGCGCGACCCAGCCAGGCGCCGTGCAGCCGGTCGTACGACACGTCGGTCGGCAGCGCCCAGGCCGCCGGCCAGGTGGCCCGCAGCCCGTCCAGGTCGTCCGGCTCGTCGGCGGCGTGGGCGGGCGGCAGCGCGTCGGCGGCGTCCAGCAGCTCGGTGGCGAGCGCCCGCAGCCGCGGGGTGGCCGGCGTCGCCGACGCCCCGCTGACCGGCGGGGTGGGGTCGCCGCCGGCCGCGGTCCACCGCCGGGCGAGGTCGGCCACGTCGCGGCCCTCGTCCCGGCTGGCCGCCAGCTCGTGCGGGAGCAGGTCCTCCGGCTGGACCCAGGTGATCCTCACCGGGCCGGCTCCCGGTCCTCCGCACCGTCGGCCAGGCCGGCGAAGCGCTCCGCGCGGCGGGCGAACCGGGCACGGTCGCGGTCGAAGACCTCGGTGGCCACCTCCGCGAGGACGCGGGCCGGCTCCACCAGGTCGGTACGCGACGCGGTGGCCACCGCCTCGGACCACTCGGCCGGCACCGCCGCGGCACCGCCCAGCGCACCGGCGATCGCGCCGGCCATCGTGGCGGTCGAGTCGGCGTCGCGGCCGTAGTTGACCGAGCCGAGCACCGCCGGGCGGAACTCGCCACCGGCGACCACGAGCATGCCGAGGGCGACCGGCAGCTCCTCGATGGCGTGCAGCCGGCTGGGCCGGCGGGCACCCAGCCCGGGGTTGCGGTACTCCTCCCCCACCGTGTCGTAGGGGGCGACGGCGGCCCGCAGCGCGGGGATCGCGGTCTTCCAGTCGTGGTGCCCCCGGGCCTCCTTGACCACCGCGTCGATGGCCGCCCGGGTGCCGTCGCGGGCCAGGTCCAGCGTCGCCGTGACCACGTCCTCGACGCCCGCGCCGGGGGTGGCGGCCGCGGCGACCGCGGCGGCGAACACCGCCGCGGCCTCCCGCCCGTAGCTGTGCTGGTGCGCCCCGGCGACCTCCACCGCCTCGGCGTACGCACCGGCCGGATCGCCCGCGTTGACGATGCCGACCGGCGCCATGTACATGGCCGCGCCGCAGTTAACGATGTTGCCCACCCCGGCCTCACGCGGGTCCGCATGGGCGTGGTGCAGGCGGGTAACCAGCCACCGCTCGGCGGCCGCGAGCCGGTGGAAGGTCACCCCGTCCCGCTCCAGGTCGGGGATGTAGACCACCCGCTCGATGAGGTCGGGGACGAGCAGATCCACCACGTCGTACGCGTCGAGGTGGTCCCGCTTGGCCGCGTAGGCCCGGACCAGGGCGTGGGTCATCAACGTGTCGTCGGTGATGTGCCCGTCGCCCTTGTGGTACGGCGCGAGTGGCCGCGCGGTGGCCCAGTCCGCGTGGTACGGGGGCACGATGCCCTCGACCCAGCCGCCGAACCGGGAGCGGATCTGCTCCGGCAGCGCCGTCTCGGTGGCGCCGCCGAGGGCGTCCCCGACCGCGGCGCCGACGAGGCAACCGACCGAAGTGTCGAGCAAGAGTGACATTGTTCTACCTCAGAACCTGCTTGCCACCGTCGACCAGCTGCGTGGCGAGCTGGTCGAGGGTGATCTTGTTGGCGAAGTACTGCTGGAGGGCCGGGGTGGCGTACTTGGTCTTCCACTCCGGGTAGCCGTCGGCCATCTGGAACGGGGCGACCGTCAGGTCGGCGGCGCTGTTCGCGGCCACGTCCCAGCCCTGCTTGCCGCCGGTGAGCTTCACCAGCTCCTCGTTGGCCTGCTTGCCGGTCGGGACGAGCCAGTCACCCTTGGCCAGGGTGGCCATGTTGGTCGGGTTCAGGAAGTACTCGAGGAACTGTGCGGCCTGCTTCTTGTGCTTCGAGTCCGCCGAGACGGACAGCGTCTGCGGGTTCGCCGCCTGCTTGGCGGAGAGCCCCTTGACCGGAGGGAGGGTGACCCACTCGAACCCGGCGGGCGCCTGCTCGACCATCTGCTGGCGCAGCGAGACCGAGCCGGGCAGCATGGCGTACTTGCCGCCGAAGAAGCCGGGCAGGGTGTCCGCGCCGCTCATGCCGAGCGCCTCCGGGGAGGCGGACTTCGACGTGTAGATCATGTCGTGGATCCGCTTCGGGATCTCCTTCTCCGGGTCACCGACCCTGACCTCGGTGCGGCCGCCGTCGGTGTAGAAGAACTTCCCGTCGTAGTTGAGCGCCAGGTTCAGCACCCGGTTGGTCGGGGACTTGAGCGCCCAGGCCACGCCGAACTGGCCGGGCTTGGTGAGCTTCTGCGCGTTGGCCTGGAACTCGTCCCAGGTCCAGCCGCCGTCGGCCGGCGGCACCGCGACACCGGCGGCGTCGAGCAGCTTCTTGTTGGCGATGACGACCTGCGACTCCAGCAGGAACGGCACGCCGCTGACCTTGCCGTCGTACGTGACGGTGTCCCAGACGCCCTGGTCGATCTGACCCTTCAGGTCGTCGGAGATCAGCCCGGACAGGTCGGCCAGGTAGCCCTGCTTGGCGAACTCGCCGATGGCCGACGCCTCGTAGTGCACGATGTCCGGCGCGTCGCCGCCCTCGAACGAGGTCAGCAGCTGGTCGTGCACCGAGTTCCAGTCGCCCTGGACGTACTCGACCTGGATGTCCGGGTGCTCGGCGTTCCACTTGGCGACCAGGTCCTTGTTGGCCTGCAGCGACTCCTTCTGCCAGGCGAGGCTGAGGAAGCGCAGCTTGACCGGACCGGAGGTGGCCTCGTCGTCGCCGCCACCGCAGGCGGCGAGGGCGCCGAGGCCGACGACCGCGACCGCGGTGGCCGCGGCGAGTCGACGGAATCGGGTACGGAGCATGGGGGAAACCTCCTTGGTGGTGGATGGGGGACGGTTCAGCCCTTGACCGCGCCGGCGAGCGACCCGGACGAGAGCCGGCGTTGCATGAACGCGAAGAAGATCAGGCTGGGCAGCGTGGCCAGCAGCGAACCGGCGGCGAGCGGCCCCAGGCGGGCGGTGCCCTCGATGCCGACGAACCGGGCCAGCGCGACCGGGAGGGTCGCCAGCTCCGGCGTCTTGATGAGCACCAGGGCGAAGAAGAACTCGTTCCACGCCGAGATGAAGGAGAACAGCGCGGTCGCGACCAGGCCGGGCGCGAGCAGTGGGAACACCACCCGACGCAGCACCTGCACGCGGGTGGCGCCGTCGACCGAGGCGGCCTCCTCCAGCTCACGCGGTATGTTGCGGACGAAACCCTGGAGCATCCAGAGCGCGAACGGCAGCGCCCAGACCACGTAGATCAGCACCAGCCCGGCGTGGGTGTTGGCCAGGCCGACCTGCCGCAGCACCAGGAAGATCGGGATGATCAGGAGCACGAACGGGAACAGCTGGGACAGCAGCACCCAGCCGAGCGCGGCGGTGCCGAGCTTGGAGCGGAACCGCGCCAGGGCGTACGACGCGGGCATGGCGACCAGGACGGTCAGCACCGCCGAGGCGAGCGAGACCTGGAGGCTGTTCCACGCCGCCCGGCCCAGCTCCTGCTCGGTGAACGCCTGCACGAAGTTCTGCACGGTCGGGTTGTCGGGGATCAGCGTCGGGTGCAGCCGCACCAGCTCGCGCGGCGGCTTGGACGCCGTCGAGACGAGCCAGACCAGCGGGAACCCGAGGAAGACCAGGTAGCCGGCGAGCGCGACGTACTGCAGCGTCCGCCCGGTGCGGCTCGGCTTTCCGAACATCACTGCCCTCCGTTCCGGACTGCGGGGCTCGCCAGCTCACTCCTCGCACCGAACATCAGTTGGCCTCCCTCAACCGGCGGCGGAGATAGACGGCGAGCAGCGTGACGATGATGACGACCATGACGTTGCCGAGCGCGGCGGCGTAGCCGTAGTTGCCGTAGCGGAACGCCTCCTCGTACGCGAAGAGCATCGGCAGCATGGTCTTGCCGCCCGGTCCACCGGCGGTCAGCACGTAGACCAGGCCGAACGAGTTGAAGTTCCAGATGAAGTCCAGCGACGTGATCGCCACGATTACGGGTGCCAGGGCCGGCAGGGTCACGTGCCGGAACCGGTGCCAGGTGCTGGCGCCGTCCACGGCCGCCGCCTCGTGCAGCTCCCGGGCCACGCCCTGGAGGCCGGCCAGCAGCACCACGGTGGTCTGCGGCATGCCCGCCCACACGCCGACGATGATCACGGCGGGCAGCGCGGTGCTGAAGTCCCCCAGCCAGTTCGTCCGCAGACCGTCCGCGCCGATCCGGTGGAAGAACTCGTTGAGCAGGCCGGCGTCCGGGTGGTAGACGAGCTTCCAGAGGATGCCGACCACGACCGGTGGCATCGCCCACGGCACCACGGCCAGCACCCGCGCCACGCCGCGGAACCGCAGCTGCTGGTTGAGCAGCAGCGCGAGCCCGAGGGCGAGCACGAACTGGAGCACGGTCACGCCGAACGCCCACAGCAGACCGATCTTGAAGGAGTTCCAGAACAGCTCGTCGTGGAGCAGCTCGCGGTAGTTCTCCAGGCCGGTGAACGTGACGTCGACGTTGCGGCCGGCGCGGGCGTCGGTGAAGCCCAGGTAGATGCCGCGCAGCAGCGGGAACACCGACAGCACCAGGATCGGCAGCAGCGAGGGCAGCAGCAACAGGTAGATGGCGGTGCGGTCGGAGCGGGACCGGGTCGGGCGGGGGGACTTTCCGGCCCGCTCGACGTCCGGCCGCTCGGCCAGCGTGGTCATGGCGTCGCCCCTTCGCTGGACGGATGGGAGGGCGCCGGCTCGACGCCCGGGTCGGTGGTGGTCGCGCCGTGCGAACCGGTGGCGCCCGCGGTGGTCGCGGCTCCCGGGTCGGTGGCGGCGCGGGGTGCCGGCAGGGCCGCCCCGCTGGAGGCGCGGACGACGAGGTGGGGTGGCACCTGCTCGCGGCGCGGCGGCAGGGTCGGGTCGGCGATGCGCTCCAGGAGCAGTTCGGCGGCCCGACGACCACGCTCGGCCGAGCCGAGCGAGACGCTGGAGAGCTGGGGGAACATCATCCGGGCGAGGTCGGTGTCGTCCATGCCGACCAGTGCGACGTCCTCGGGCACCCGGCGGCCGGCGGCGAGCAGGGCGTGCAGCGCGCCGACCGCGATCAGGTCGTTGGCGCAGATCAGGGCGTCCGGATCGGTCCGGGCGAGCAGCCGTTCGGTGGCGGCGCGGCCGGCCGCGTACTGGAAGTCGCCGACCTCGACCAGGTGCGCGTCCAGGTCGATGTTGTGCCCGGCCAGGGCGGCACGGAAGCCGGCGTCACGGGCGGCGCCCGGGACGGTGTCCAGTGGACCGTTGACGAAGCCGATCCGGCGCCGGCCACCGGCGACGAGGTGGTCGACGGCGAGCGCCACGCCGTGGCGGGAGTCGGTACGGACGTTGTCGACCGGCGCGTCCGCGCCGAGCTGGCCGACCACCACCACCGGCACCGGGCTGTCCACCAGCGCGGCGAGGTGGTCGTCGGTGACCCGGATCGGCGACACGATCATGCCGTCGACGTAGCGGTTCGCCAGGCGGCGCAGCAGGGCCGTCTCGTTGTCGATGCGCCCGCCGGTGGCGTGCACGAGCAGCTGGCGACCCGACGAGGCGACCACCGACTCGATGGCCCGCATCATCGCCACGTAGACCGGGTTGCCGATGTCCTCGACGGCGAGCGCGACCAGGCCGGTGCGCTGGGACTGCAGCGACCGGGCGATCGCGTTCGGCACGTACCCGACCTCGGCGGCCGCCGCGCGCACCTTGCGGATGGTCTCCGGGCTGCCGCCGACGCCGTTGAGCACGCGCGAGGCGGAGGCTATCGACACACCGGCGCGAGCCGCGACGGTGTGCACGGTCGGTCGCCCGTCCGCCGGTTCCTGTAAACGTTTACGGCCCACACCAGCACCTCCGCCCGATCGGTTGTAAACGTTTCCGGGAGTCTGCGCCGTGGTCGACGGAGAGGTCAAGGGCTCGTTACGAAAACGTTTCCAACCATCGCCGAGCTCCGCGAACGCCGGCCGCTCCGCCGCGCGCCCCGGGTCCGACCCGTGTTGATCAAGAGGTTTGCGTCGGGATCCGGCCCCGGATTGACGCAAACCTCTTGATCACCGTTCGCGGTCCGCGGGGCGGGTGGAGGGTGGGGGGTCGGGGGGTGGGAACGGGGGTGGAACGGGGGCCGGGCTCAGGATCGGCGCTCGCGCTCCTGGGCGAGCCGCTCGTCCAGGCGGCCCAGCTCGTAGATGGCGTTCAGGTTGGTGGGCAGCCGGGTCACGTTGTCGCCGGTCGCGTCGAGCGCGGCAGGCGGCACCGGCCCGGCCACGGGAGGCGCGGCGGCCGCGGGCGCGGGCCGCTCCCGGCGTCGGCGGACCAGCAGCATGATCTGGACCGCCAGCACGGCAACCGCGAGCCCGATCATGGTGAGCCGGAACAACGCGTCGTCGTCGACGGCCGTGGGCGCGGCGAGCCCGTCCGGGCCGGTCGGCGCGGGGGCGCGCCCGTCCGGCGCCCGGGGCACGGGCGCCCCGACCACCGGGTCGTCGGTGTCGCTCCAGGACCCGACCCGGGCCGGTGCGCCACCCTGCGTTCCCGGCGTCCCCGCCGTCGCACCGCCCGCGGGCGCGCCGGGCACCGCGCCGCCCGGGGTGACGGGCACGCCCGTCGGGGGCACGACGGGATCGGGGATCGACGTGGCCGAGGGTCCCGGGGTGGTCGGCGCGGCGCTGGGGCTGGTGGTCGACGAACCGCCGCCCAGGCCGAGCAGGCCGTCGACGACTTCACCAAGACCACCGAGCAGACCGGTCACCGGCCCGGCGGGCGCCGACGGGGCGGGAGACGGGGACGGCGCTGGAGCCAACGCGAGGGTCAGGGCGAGCGCGGCCACGGCAGGCATGGGTCACCTCTGCAGGTTCGATATGTGAGGCACCGTACCGCACCGGCCCGGGAACGAGGGTGCCCCGGGCGGCGGGCGTGCCGCCGACGGGCGCCGGGGTGGCGAACCCGCCCCACCCCGACTCGGCTCGTCCGTCCGTTCGGGACGGCGGACCGCTCAGGACGGCGGACCACTCAGGACGGCAGGCCGCCGACCCGGGTGTTGATCCAGGACCGGATCGACGGCAGGTCACCGTGGATCGACGGCGTCGGCGCCGGCTGCGGCGAGCAACGCCTCCGCCGCCGTCGTCCGGGCGTAGAGCACGAAGCGACCGGCCCGGTGGGTGCCGACCAGGCCTGCGTCGCGCAGCGCGCCGAGATGCGCGGACACCGTGCCCGGGGTCAGCCGGCAGCGCTCGGCCAGCTCGGTGGTCGACGTGGGCACCGCCAGCTCGTGCAGCAGCGCGGCCCGGGTCCGTCCGAGCACCCGCGCCAGCCCACGGCCGGGCAGCGGATCCCGTTCCCAGAGGGTGGCCACCGCGCGGGCCGGGTAGCGCAGCACCGGCTGCCCCGGCGAGCCGAAGTTCGACCAGACCCGCGGGCCGCAGAAGACCGAGGGGACGAGCAACAGCCCGCGTCCCTCCAGCCGCACCGCGCCGGAGCGCACGAGGTGTTCCACGTGGAGGGTGTCGCCGTCCAGCCGGACGTACGGGTCGAGGTGGTTGAGCAGGCCGTGCAGACCATCGGTCGCCATCCGCCGCGCCCCGAGCAACACCTCGCGCTCCAGCAGCGTCCGCATCCTCGGCCAGTACGGCCCGATCGCAGCCTCGGCGTACGCCCGGACGACGTCCGCCAGTCGACGCAGGCCGGCGGTCGGGTCGGCGTACAGCTCGGCGAGCCGGGGCGACCGCGGCCCGGGCAGGCGGTCCAGCTCGGCCCGGACTGCCTCGGCCGGCATGGCGGCGAGGGTGGCCAGCTCCACCTCGAGCGTCGGCTGCGAGGTGGACGGCGGCGGGCACACGAAGCCCGGAATGACGCCGGTGGGCGTCGAGACCGTCTCGGCGAGGAGCCGCCAGTCGATGCCGGCCAGACGCGGCCGGACCCGCTCGACCCAGGGCAGATGCTCCGGA
This genomic stretch from Micromonospora krabiensis harbors:
- a CDS encoding alpha/beta hydrolase-fold protein: MSRRWRIGGGVAAVLLALGLTGAVPGAADAKKPREGTLTTTTAPSPALGGAIDYTVYLPYDYAKATSTRYPVLYLLHGRGDTMQAWTRVKADLDRMIADGEVPPVIAVLPDAPWSSRGNWYVDSAYTGADDPGRPVETALTRDLVAHVDATYRTAAHRGARLVGGYSMGGAGALRYALAHSDLFANALVLSPAVYRPLPPADSSAREYGAFGSGTQRFSEEVYQRLNYPALLSGLDPESPVRMYIAVGDDEWANPDPADAAHDLDYEAATLYNTVRRADGVAAELRVLDGGHDWDVWRPAFVDGLKHLAGTLSVTPPAGLAGPLHGTAGADWAGGVAAHPDGSTTLGYAASGEVAGEPYAGGLDAVVTRLGADGGTRWTTQFGTAANDRLYGVVPLADGGVIAAGYTRGDLDGTHPGSPADDAFVTRLTPTGQRAWLTQAGDPAKADRFYAVAPAPDGGAYLAGYTSGSFAGQTPAGDKDAVLVRVGPDGRIAWSRQLGGPGEDKAYAVAADASGVYVAGGTSAGLAGTTSLGGSDGWLARFDPNGTLGWVSAAGGAGDDLLGGVAIAGDGTVVATGATGGDATAGGTDVLTVAYTSAGRQRWRTVTGGANADAGADVVPLPDGAVAVVGFTGSRLGLPVGGSDVLTLRLDSRGRQLGVGQYGTARDDAADAFGEENVYATLGVDGRLRVSGLTAGAPVGGGSLGNGDVFLAAVDPTTGMP
- a CDS encoding SUMF1/EgtB/PvdO family nonheme iron enzyme, with product MSFNPYVPRPIDRPTEVPLGGHADLSTLDEAKVFAAPDDPADWPAWREQLTRWRADARTRTGYTGRHYDEITGDCFTVCLAWLWDEALYDHERGVFTVEEFLDAAGRDFGGFDGVVLWHAYPVIGLDDRNQFDWYRDIPELPEVVRAFQARGVRVFVDYNPWDTGTRREAGGDAEEVAALAGKLGVDGVFLDTLKEGAGELRAALDAVRPGMVLEGESRVPLARIADHAMSWAQWFADSDVPGVLRAKWFERRHVLHHTRRWHRDHLDELHSAWLNGVGVLVWESVFGVWVGWNERDRAVLRAMRRVQASHAAWLRAEDWVPLADHPGDGQVYASRWTHDGEPLWTVVNSGGDHDGPWLVTDARPGRRFVDLVTGVDLTVTEAGDGRVTVGGPLPAGAIAAVVATDAPVARHESPVGDPSFPARAAVRVRTPWAPRADVPAGLVAVDGGRRELTVRHRVRETGLYGETPYVDEWKPLPPRLHHTATVRRSVRLGRFAIATHEVTHGEYAAFLRATGYRPVRPERFTAGQGPADAPVTGVELADARAYAAWAGLRLPTEDEWQVAAEAGLLARREPLVWNLTESEHSDGRTRFAILKGGAAYRAEGSDWYLDGGPQAPDVSVKLLLTGAGLTRSDQVGFRCAADLPTPEE
- a CDS encoding ribokinase, which gives rise to MSARVVVVGSTNLDLVVTTPQLPKPGETVLGENFRTVPGGKGANQAVAAARAGAACDFVGAVGDDDFGGQLRASLVGSGVDVRGLRTVPGASGVALIAVDRAAENFIVVAPGANAALTDLDADDRATITGADVLLLQLEVPLPTVVRAADWARAGGTTVVLNAAPAAPLPAELLDLVDVLVVNEHEAAIVAGVFADEPAELLDALLELVPRVVLTLGARGAAYADRRGLRLSIPAPVVEAVDTTAAGDAFTGAFAVGWAERGGALNEDTVTASLRWACAAGAACAQRPGASTALPERAAIDALHDATYRGTP
- a CDS encoding ADP-ribosylglycohydrolase family protein; translation: MRITWVQPEDLLPHELAASRDEGRDVADLARRWTAAGGDPTPPVSGASATPATPRLRALATELLDAADALPPAHAADEPDDLDGLRATWPAAWALPTDVSYDRLHGAWLGRAVGCLLGKPVEKIPREGIREILTATGRWPLRDWFTAIGLPDDVAGRWPWNRRSAPTSLAENIAGMPEDDDLNYALLALRVLETRGRDFTSADVAQLWLDWLPGGRVFTAERVAYRNLLLGHAPPDSARRHNPFREWIGAQIRTDVYGWVNPGRPDRAAELAWRDAVVSHVRGGVHGALWAAALAAAAPVAADVDEVLDAAEAVLPPRSRFAATVREARALGAGADDWERVVDELYARHGHLHWVHVRNNAALVAAALAYGRGDLERSITAVVSGGWDTDSTGATVGAVTGALTGARALPERWVAPLRNRLASSIAGFDGIGFDELARRTQALVATGAES